A genomic window from Clostridia bacterium includes:
- a CDS encoding epoxyqueuosine reductase gives MDILTKLREKIIEYGAFDVGFFNDSFKGFENGISFYVKMSSAILEEIYESPTYTYFHHYRTVNALIDNIALKTGIFLEKNGYSYFCVPASQTVNGHDSYEGIYSHKKGAVLSGLGYVGKSGLFISKNHGSMIRLGTVFTSLPLNAQNKIAENECGNCRICINKCPAMALSESGIDRKSCSDYMKKAFQHIGRGSVCGICIKECPKNKLK, from the coding sequence ATGGATATTTTAACAAAATTAAGAGAAAAGATAATAGAATACGGAGCATTTGATGTAGGCTTTTTTAATGATAGTTTCAAAGGCTTTGAAAACGGAATTTCATTTTATGTTAAAATGTCGTCTGCTATATTAGAAGAAATTTATGAGTCGCCTACATATACTTATTTTCATCATTACAGAACGGTTAACGCTCTTATTGATAATATCGCACTAAAGACAGGTATATTTTTAGAAAAGAACGGTTATTCCTACTTTTGCGTACCTGCATCTCAGACTGTTAACGGTCATGATTCTTATGAGGGTATATATTCACATAAAAAAGGTGCAGTGCTTAGTGGGTTAGGATATGTTGGTAAAAGCGGACTTTTTATAAGCAAAAATCATGGCTCTATGATAAGGCTTGGCACAGTTTTTACATCTCTTCCTTTAAATGCACAAAATAAAATAGCAGAAAACGAGTGCGGAAACTGCAGAATTTGTATAAACAAATGCCCTGCAATGGCGCTTAGCGAATCAGGAATAGACAGGAAAAGTTGCTCTGATTATATGAAAAAAGCCTTTCAACATATTGGAAGAGGGTCAGTATGCGGGATATGTATAAAGGAATGCCCCAAAAATAAATTAAAATAG